One Ranitomeya variabilis isolate aRanVar5 chromosome 5, aRanVar5.hap1, whole genome shotgun sequence DNA window includes the following coding sequences:
- the LOC143774044 gene encoding histone H2A type 1-like, which produces MSGRGKQGGKARAKAKTRSSRAGLQFPVGRVHRLLRKGNYAERVGAGAPVYLAAVLEYLTAEILELAGNAARDNKKTRIIPRHLQLAVRNDEELNRLLGGVTIAQGGVLPNIQAVLLPKKTESSKKSK; this is translated from the coding sequence ATGTCTGGACGTGGCAAACAAGGAGGGAAGGCCCGTGCTAAAGCCAAGACCCGCTCATCCCGGGCAGGACTGCAGTTCCCGGTTGGTCGTGTGCACAGACTTCTCCGCAAGGGTAACTATGCTGAGAGGGTGGGCGCTGGTGCTCCGGTGTATCTGgctgctgtgctggagtatctgaccgCTGAGATCCTGGAATTAGCCGGCAATGCCGCCCGGGATAACAAGAAGACCCGCATCATCCCCCGACACCTGCAGCTGGCCGTGCGCAATGACGaggagctgaacaggctgctgggtgGGGTGACCATCGCCCAGGGGGGTGTCCTGCCCAACATCCAGGCCGTGCTGCTGCCCAAGAAGACCGAGAGCAGCAAGAAAAGCAAGTGA